Within Agarivorans litoreus, the genomic segment CGTTGTGACATCCTAGAGCCTTCTACTATGCAAGGTTACGACCGTGACCCACGTTCTGTAGCTAAGCGTGCTGAAGAGTACATGCGTTCTACTGGTATTGCTGATGCAGCATACTTCGGTCCAGAGCCAGAGTTCTTCTTGTTTGACGATGTAAAATACAAAACTGACATGTCAGGTTCTATGTACAAAATTGATGCTGATGAAGCATCTTGGAACTCAGACAAGCACTTCGAAGACGGCAACACTGGTCACCGTCCTGGTGTTAAAGGCGGTTACTTCCCAGTAGCTCCAGTTGACTCTTCACAAGACCTTCGCTCAGCAATGTGTCTAGTGCTTGAAGAAATGGGTCAAACTGTTGAAGCTCACCACCACGAAGTAGCTACAGCCGGTCAGAACGAAATCGCAACTAAATTCAACTCAATCGTTGAAAAAGCTGATGAAACTCAAGTTCTTAAGTATGTTGTTCACAACGTAGCTCACGCTTACGGTAAAACAGCTACTTTCATGCCTAAGCCAGTTGTTGGTGATAACGGTAGCGGTATGCACGTTCACCAATCAATTTGGAAAGACGGCGAAAACTTATTTGCTGGCGACCTGTATGGCGGTCTATCTGAAACTGCATTGTTCTACATTGGCGGTATCATCAAGCACGCTAAAGCGATTAACGCTTTTGCTAACGCTTCAACTAACTCTTACAAGCGTCTAGTACCTGGTTTCGAAGCACCTGTTATGCTTGCTTACTCAGCACGTAACCGTTCAGCGTCTATCCGTATTCCTGTAGTACCATCGCCTAAAGCACGTCGTATTGAAGTACGTTTCCCTGACCCAACAGCTAACCCATACCTAGCATTCTCTGCAATGTTGATGGCTGGCCTTGACGGGATCAAAAACAAAATCCACCCTGGCGACGCTATGGACAAGGATTTGTACGACCTACCTGCAGAAGAAGCAGCTGAAATCCCACAAGTGGCAACTTCACTTGAAAATGCACTAGCTAACCTAGATGCTGACCGTGAATTCTTAACTGCTGGCGGCGTATTCAGCGACGATTACATCGATTCTTACATCGCATTGAAATCTGCTGACGTTGAGCGCATCAACATGACAACTCACCCACTTGAGTTTGAATTGTACTACAGCGTATAAACAAAACGTTACACGGCTTAAAAAACCCGCTTTAAAGCGGGTTTTTTTATTGCTTTTCAATACTTTTTTGCCCACCTTTAGCAAATTGAATGGAGGATTTATCAATGAGCAAATGGTTTGCTTTAGCTTTATTAATCTGTGGCACTATTTTTGGCGTCCAAGCTGCTGACAAAATTTACCAGTGGGTAGACGAAAATGGCGTAACGCATTTCTCAGACCGCCCGCAAGTTGGCGCCACTGAACTCAAAGTTGATGTAGCTCCTCCGGCTACCGACGGCCCCATTGTTACGCCACGCACTCCAATTAAAAAGAAACAAAAACCTATTCAGTATCAAGTTAACATCACTAGCCCGAGCCATGAGCAAACCATTCGAGATAACGAAGGAAAGATCTCAATTAGTGCTAGCTCTACCCCGCTTCCGTTAAACAGCATGGGCTACAAATTGGTGCTTGATGGCGTCCCTCAAGGGCAAATCACTAAAATGGGTAGTTTCCAACTCACCAACATTGATCGCGGTGCCCATACAATACAGGTGCAGCTAGTTGATGATTCAGGCAAGGAAATTGCATCGTCTAAGCCCATAACCGTATTTTTGCACCGCGCTAACGCATTTGGCGCTGGAGCGGCCGCTGCAGGGGGAGGCTAATTAGTCACTCTCTGCTTTTTGAGGTTAAACTCAGTGCAGAAGCACCAAAATGGTGCGCATCATTCAGGAGAGAGTAGTGTTAGATATTTCTGGGCTCGAGCGCTTAGTATTGGAAAATCAAGTTACTGCCATAGTGCTGCTTGATGCGGAGCTAAAGATTCAATACGTTAATGCTTCAGCTGAACAACTACTCGGTCAAAGTGCTAAGCGGCTAATTGATGAGCCGCTTGCTACTCAAGTAAAACATAGCTCATTGGATCTGAGTAAATTGGATACTGTGTGTAGCTCTGGACAAAGCTTCACAGATAATGAGGTGACACTGGTTTTCGATAGCCACCATGCGCTGGTTGAGTTATCAGCCACACGTATCTACAGCCAAAATAAAAATTTACTCATGCTGGAAATGCGCGCCATTGGCCAGCAAAAGAAGATCTCTCAAGAACTT encodes:
- the glnA gene encoding glutamate--ammonia ligase gives rise to the protein MSAEVLALLKEQEVKFVDLRFTDTKGKEQHVSIPSHQVDEDFFSDGKMFDGSSISGWKGINESDMVLMPDAATAVLDPFTEEATLNIRCDILEPSTMQGYDRDPRSVAKRAEEYMRSTGIADAAYFGPEPEFFLFDDVKYKTDMSGSMYKIDADEASWNSDKHFEDGNTGHRPGVKGGYFPVAPVDSSQDLRSAMCLVLEEMGQTVEAHHHEVATAGQNEIATKFNSIVEKADETQVLKYVVHNVAHAYGKTATFMPKPVVGDNGSGMHVHQSIWKDGENLFAGDLYGGLSETALFYIGGIIKHAKAINAFANASTNSYKRLVPGFEAPVMLAYSARNRSASIRIPVVPSPKARRIEVRFPDPTANPYLAFSAMLMAGLDGIKNKIHPGDAMDKDLYDLPAEEAAEIPQVATSLENALANLDADREFLTAGGVFSDDYIDSYIALKSADVERINMTTHPLEFELYYSV
- a CDS encoding DUF4124 domain-containing protein, producing the protein MSKWFALALLICGTIFGVQAADKIYQWVDENGVTHFSDRPQVGATELKVDVAPPATDGPIVTPRTPIKKKQKPIQYQVNITSPSHEQTIRDNEGKISISASSTPLPLNSMGYKLVLDGVPQGQITKMGSFQLTNIDRGAHTIQVQLVDDSGKEIASSKPITVFLHRANAFGAGAAAAGGG